In the Armatimonadota bacterium genome, GCGGGAGCGGGCCCTGCGGGTCACCCCGCGCGTGGAGCACCTGATCGACGTGGTGGGGACCGGGGGCGACCGCGTCAGCACGTTCAACGTGTCGACGACGGCCGCGTTCGTCGTGGCCGGAGCCGGAGGGTACGTGGCCAAGCACGGCAACCGCGCGGTCAGCCGTGCCTCGGGCAGTGCCGACGTGTTGGAGGCGCTGGGGGTGAACATCCAGGTCGGGCCGGACGTCGTGCAGCGGTGTATCGAGGAGGTGGGCATCGGCTTCCTCTTCGCGCCGCTCTACCACGCGGCCATGAAGCACGCGGCCGGGCCGCGGCGGGAGATCGGGATCCGCACGGTCTTCAACATCCTGGGGCCGCTGGCCAACCCCGCGGGCGCCGCCTACCTGCTGGTGGGCACGTACGACCCCGCGCTGGTGCGGATCATGGCCGAGGTGCTGGGCGAACTGGGGGTGCGGCGGGCCCTCGTCGTCCACGGCGATGGGATGGACGAGCTGTCGACGCTGGGGCCGACGCAGGTGGCCGAGCTGCGCGACGGCCGGGTGCACGTCTTCCAGGTGGACCCCACAACGCTGGGGATCGCGCCCCCGCCCGCCGATGCCATTCGGGGCGGCACACCCCAGGAGAACGCCGCCGTCACCCTGGACGTGCTCCAGGGGCGTCCCGGACCGGCGCGCGACCTGGTGTTGCTGAACGCGGCCGGGGCGCTGGTCGCCGCCGAGCTGGCCGAGGACCTGCGCGAGGGCCTGGCGCTGGCAGCCCGGGCCGTCGATGCGGGCGCCGCCTACGAGAAGCTCGAGGCGCTGCGCGCCATGACGAAGGCGGCGCAGGCATGACCGCGCTGGACGCCCCCCGGCCCGGGGCGTGTGACGGACTCGGTGCGATGCCAAGCGGGGCGTAGCCATGACGGTGCTGGACGAGATCCTGGCCCACAAGCGCGCGGAGGTCGCCGCACGCCAGGCGGCAGTGCCGCTGGCGGCGGTGCGGGCTGCGGCGGCGGCGGCCGCACCGCCCCGCGACTTCGCGCGTGCCGTGGCCGGCCCGCCGGTACGCATCGTCGCCGAGGTGAAGCGGGCGTCACCCGCGCGCGGCGTGATCCGCGACGACACCGATCCCGTAGCGGTGGCGCGCGCCTACGAGGCGGCGGGCGCGGATGCGGTCTCGGTGCTGGCCGATGCCCGCTACTTCCGGGGCGCACCAGCCGACGTGGCCGCTGTGCGCGCCGCCGTGGGGCTGCCGGTCCTGTACAAGGAGTTCGTCGTGGATCCCTATCAGGTCTACGAGGCCCGCGCAGCGGGCGCCGACGCCGTGCTGCTGATCGCCGGGGCCGTCCCGCAGGCGACGCTTGCGGCCCTCGTGGCGCTGGCCGAGGCCCTCGGGCTGGCGGCGCTGGTCGAGATCGACGGCGAGGCGGCGCTGGCCGACGCCCTGGCCGCGGGCGCGCGCATCGTGGGAATCAACAACCGCAACCTGCGCACCTTTGCCGTGGACCTGGCGACCACCGCGCGGCTGCGACCGCAGATCCCTCCTGGGCGGCTCGTCGTCAGCGAGAGCGGCATCGCCACGCCCGAGGATCTTCGGCGGGTGGCCGCAGCTGGGGTCGATGCCGTGCTAGTGGGTACAGCCCTGATGGCCAGCCCGGACCCAGGGGCCGCGCTGGCCCGGCTGCGGGCTGCGGTGGATGCTGTCAGGTGACGACGACGGCGTTTGGGAGCGACGTCTGCGGAGGGGACACATGAAGAAAGGGCGACTGCTGACCGGGGACCGGCCGACCGGCAAGCTCCACCTGGGCCACTACGTGGGCACGCTCGCCAACCGGGTGAAGCTCCAGGACGAGTACGAGTGCTTCTTCCTGCTGGCCGACTACCACATCCTCACGACGCGGCTCGAGCGGCTCGACGAGATCGAGGAGAACATCCGGGAGATCGTGCTGGACTACCTGAGCGTGGGCATCGACCCCGAGCGGTCCACGATCTTCCTGCAGTCGGGCGTGCCGCAGATCCCTGAACTGGCCCTGATCTTCTCGATGCTGGTGACCGTGCCACGCCTGCAGCGCGTGCCCACGCTCAAGGAGGTGATGCGCGACCTCCACATCGCCCAGCCGTCGGCGGGCCTGCTGAACTACCCGGTGCTCCAGGCCGCCGACATCCTCAGCGTCAAAGGCGAGATCGTGCCCGTGGGCAAGGACCAGGCCTCCCACCTGGAGCTGACCCGCGAGCTCGCGCGGCGCTTCAACGACACCTTTGCGCCCGTGTTCCCCGAGCCGGCCACCCTCATCGGCGAGGTGGGGACGCTGCCCGGTACCGACGGCAAGGCCAAGATGAGCAAGTCGCTGGGCAACGTCATCTACCTCTCCGACGACCCCGAGACCGTGACGCAGCGGGTGATGCGCATGTACACCGACCCCAAGCGCATTCACCCCACCGACCCGGGGACGGTGGAGGGCAACCCGGTCTTCATCTACCACGACGCCTTCAACGCGGACCGGGAGGAGGTCGAAGAGCTGAAGCGGCGCTACCGGGCCGGCAAGGTGGGGGACGTGGAGGTGAAACAGCGGCTGGCGCGGGCGCTGAACGCGTTCCTCGACCCCATTCGGGAGCGCCGGGCCCGCTACGCCGCCCGCCCCGGGCTGGTGGAGGAGATCGTCGTGGAGGGCACGCGGCGGGCCCGGGAGATCGCCGGCCAGACGCTGGCCGAGGCCAAGGAGGCCATGAAGATGGTCTACTTCCGGGCCGTGCGTCCGCGCGCATGATACGGGTCAAGATCTGCGGCATCACCGACGCCGCCGAGGCCGAGGCGGCCGCGGCGGCCGGCGCCGACGCCGTGGGCTTCGTCTTCGCGCCCAGCCGTCGCCAGATCGACGCGGTGCGCGCGCGGCAGGTGGCGGCGGCCCTCCCGCCGTTCGTGACCCGGGTGGGCGTGGTGGTGAACGAGCCCCTGGAGCGGTTGCGGGCCCTGGTGGAAGCTGTGGGCCTGGACGCGGTGCAGCTGCACGGCGACGAGCCGCCCGCCTACTGCGCGGCCGTGGCCACCTGGGGCGTGACCGTGATCAAGGCCGTACCGGTGGTCGGGCCGCTGGACCTCGAGGGCCTGCGCGCCTACCGGGCGGCGGCCGTGCTGCTCGACGCGCACCGGCCGGGCCAGCGGGGCGGGACCGGGCAGGCGTTCGACTGGCGGCTGGCCGCGCCGGTGGCGCGGGTCCTGCGCGTGGTGCTCTCGGGTGGCCTGCGCCCCGAGACGGTAGCCGACGCGGTCCGGGTGGTACGTCCCTATGCCGTCGACGTCAGCTCGGGGGTCGAGACCGACGGTCGGAAGGACCCGCGCAAGATGGCCGCGTTCGTGGCGGCG is a window encoding:
- the trpD gene encoding anthranilate phosphoribosyltransferase, which translates into the protein MIREAIRAVADRQTLSEQDAWQAMGEIMDGQATPAQIAAFITALRMRGETVDEIAGFARAMRERALRVTPRVEHLIDVVGTGGDRVSTFNVSTTAAFVVAGAGGYVAKHGNRAVSRASGSADVLEALGVNIQVGPDVVQRCIEEVGIGFLFAPLYHAAMKHAAGPRREIGIRTVFNILGPLANPAGAAYLLVGTYDPALVRIMAEVLGELGVRRALVVHGDGMDELSTLGPTQVAELRDGRVHVFQVDPTTLGIAPPPADAIRGGTPQENAAVTLDVLQGRPGPARDLVLLNAAGALVAAELAEDLREGLALAARAVDAGAAYEKLEALRAMTKAAQA
- the trpC gene encoding indole-3-glycerol phosphate synthase TrpC codes for the protein MTVLDEILAHKRAEVAARQAAVPLAAVRAAAAAAAPPRDFARAVAGPPVRIVAEVKRASPARGVIRDDTDPVAVARAYEAAGADAVSVLADARYFRGAPADVAAVRAAVGLPVLYKEFVVDPYQVYEARAAGADAVLLIAGAVPQATLAALVALAEALGLAALVEIDGEAALADALAAGARIVGINNRNLRTFAVDLATTARLRPQIPPGRLVVSESGIATPEDLRRVAAAGVDAVLVGTALMASPDPGAALARLRAAVDAVR
- the trpS gene encoding tryptophan--tRNA ligase, yielding MKKGRLLTGDRPTGKLHLGHYVGTLANRVKLQDEYECFFLLADYHILTTRLERLDEIEENIREIVLDYLSVGIDPERSTIFLQSGVPQIPELALIFSMLVTVPRLQRVPTLKEVMRDLHIAQPSAGLLNYPVLQAADILSVKGEIVPVGKDQASHLELTRELARRFNDTFAPVFPEPATLIGEVGTLPGTDGKAKMSKSLGNVIYLSDDPETVTQRVMRMYTDPKRIHPTDPGTVEGNPVFIYHDAFNADREEVEELKRRYRAGKVGDVEVKQRLARALNAFLDPIRERRARYAARPGLVEEIVVEGTRRAREIAGQTLAEAKEAMKMVYFRAVRPRA
- a CDS encoding phosphoribosylanthranilate isomerase, whose protein sequence is MIRVKICGITDAAEAEAAAAAGADAVGFVFAPSRRQIDAVRARQVAAALPPFVTRVGVVVNEPLERLRALVEAVGLDAVQLHGDEPPAYCAAVATWGVTVIKAVPVVGPLDLEGLRAYRAAAVLLDAHRPGQRGGTGQAFDWRLAAPVARVLRVVLSGGLRPETVADAVRVVRPYAVDVSSGVETDGRKDPRKMAAFVAAARTAAAFWPQEPPGPMTPAGPAAQPSTSRRPRAGP